From the genome of Thamnophis elegans isolate rThaEle1 unplaced genomic scaffold, rThaEle1.pri scaffold_161_arrow_ctg1, whole genome shotgun sequence:
atttttcgatcacagcgcgatgttttcgtcgcgctgtgatgacgtcaaatgcgcgctttcgtcgagcgcgattttctcctccgcggttttgtggtggaaccggaaccGGGATGCTACCACATCTCCCGCTGGCATATTTGGAGAGGCCACGGGCTGTGGAGGATGCTGTCCCAGAACCCTTAGGCATTGGGGgaggactcagtggtgggttgctaacaggtttactaccagttcttgcGTGCAACGCTTCtatacatgcgcagaagcgtccgggtgacCGGGCACAGCttcccgctgccaccactactggttcagccgaattgGGCTGAAACGGTAGCCACCCAACTCTGGGGGAGGTGGTCGACCGCACGGAGAGACCTTCTCccgaacggttccaccacaaaaccacggtagaataaagcgcgctcgacgaaagcgtgtacgtgacgtcatcacagcgcgacgaaaacattgcgctgtgagcggtaaatttaaaattaaagcgaaaaccttaccctaacccccccaaacctaaccctaaatctaaccctaaacctaaacctaacccttaacctaacgctaaacctaacgctaacccttaacctaaccctaaccctaaccctaaacttaacccaaccctaacccttaacataacgctaaccctaaccctaaccctaaccctaaccctaaccctaaccctaacccttaacctaaccctaaccctaaccctaacccttaacctaaccctaaccctaaccctaaccctaaccctaacccttaacataacgctaaccctaaccctaaccctaaccctaacccttaacctaacgctaaacctaatgctaacccttaacctaacgctaaacctaatcctaaccctaaccctaacccttaacctaacgctaaacctaacgctaacccttaacctaaccctaaccctaacccttacctttatgtgaattggcttgctttaattttattttaattttaatttatttttaatttttttcgtcgcgctgctgatgacgtcacgtacgcgctttgatcgggcgcgctttagtctaccgcggttttgacgggtcacactcCCGAACAACCTCGCAGACCTCCTATGAGCTCGCCTCCACTCTACTCACTGTTCCCTCAGATCAAAACGGGGGAGGGAACTGTTCCtcgttgcgggggggggggtggattggCTGCAGACAGGCAACAGGGCTGAGAGGCAGCCCGATCCCCTTCCCCACGTTGGGCACAATTGCAGTTAGTCGTACgtcaagctttatttatttatttgtttgttcgtgATTTACTTAAATtcttttgctgcccatctcatttcAGAGTGACTCGAGGACTAACCTGCATCCCTCTTATCTCGTttaaatgggccagtcctggaagaccggggaaggctcggatgagggctcggCATCGGAGCGAGACAgcggtgaggcagaggaacagctggagcctgttccccgtgtgcgcatgcacagagtggccaggcaaagggagcagctaaggaacaaggattgACTCGGGAGGAAGGtcgcaggtggacggtgaatggcccctcccagaggaactaaaagagtggagtggagtttgcaggagacaatctgtttgttcggtcgttagattcgtttcaggagtgtgaagatctgtccgtgaatctcagggactctgtgccaagtctttcctcgcACAGTGGGAAATAtggacatggcagctttccaagacagataaggtcggtggtcataaatactcctttgaaagactgtttgacaggccttggctgaaggggaaggagaggaattcacattcgtttaataaaagggggttttgtcgggaccaggaatctgcctcctgctttttggggaagccgaggtcaaAACAGGACGGCAGAGTGCCGGGGCTGATGGGTGAGCTTATCCGCGATTTCCACACACGGTCCgcgcgaaccagtccaaaccggctgaattgccACCTCGGGAGCTCTGGATTCGAACTTACCTGAAAAGCATTCTGTAAACTCCTGCTCCAGCTTGGTAGCTCTGTCGAAGGCCTTCCGCGCTTGCTCCTCCGTTATCCGCTTGTTAATTTCTCTGGGGTCACAAACAGACATACGGCACATGAAGAACCTCGCAAAGCCTCACGGGCCGCCTTGTTCCCTCGTTCCTTTCCACCCTCGGCtctctgcacatgggcagagaACCCCACtggagctcctcctcctcctcctcctcctgatcccTGGTCTAACGTTCTGTGGTTCTGCGGACACTCAGCGCCAAAAGAGAAAGTGCCCAGAGGGATAGACTATTCCTGAACAGGGAAGCTCTGGATGTGTTGAAGTAGTCTTTGAGCTGATTGGGAGTGATGGGAAGGGTAGTCCAGCCCATTTTAGGTcggagaagtgggggggggggatttgagcGAGAAGGACTTCCAGTGAAACGAGTTTCTGTCCCGGAGCTGATGGTCATTCGAGACCATCTGTTCTCTTAACGGAGAAAGGACCGGCGTTTTTTAAGTAATTGAGAGCTAACCTGTGTGTCCCTGACTGGCCCTGAACATGGAGGCTCCATTTACGAAAACGTCTCCTAGCCAAGAGCGACCCGCTGACTTCCCTCGTTCTTGTGGAGGGGAGTTCCACAGCGCAATCCCCTGCCGTTTGGATCGCTGTGCCtccgcgtctctctctctctctctcccaaaatTGGGGGGAGAAGGACAAGGCTCTCCCCCTAACCCCCTTGCTCAGTCTCGCAGGCTCCTcgtagccccccacccccaccccgaaaCATTCACCAGCACACGTGTGcagatcctgccccccccccttcccggacCTCTACTCACAAAACATTCTCGAGGGAGCGGGGTCGGATGAAAATGGCGATGGGATGAAGCTGAGCGGCTTGAAGCCTCCGGACGGCGTTGGCGGATACGTCCAAAATGCAGTGCTTGCcctgggagaggggaggggaaaggggacgATGGGCTcaggaacacacacagacacacccgcCAGAGAGAGTAGATATGTGTTTGTTTGTGATGGTCTACATGGAGATGTCTCTTGGCTTGTGTCTGCTCTCAAACAGTTGGGAGGTGGGAAGTGAGCTCCTGATGATGGGACACGATTGGGGGGGGGACCCTAAAAAGCCTCCCTTAATTTTGGAATCtccttctcattctttctttctccctctttctccttctttctctctcccccctctctttttctctttccttctctctctctccccatctttccctccttccctctctgtccgccctctctttttctcttcccctctctcattctctatctctctcccccactctctttttctcatgctttctatctgcttctctctccctcgtctttctctttctttctttctttctttctctctctccctccatctctccgcctctctttatctctctctccttctctcccatctctttgtctccctcattctctctcaccTTCCCACTCTTTTTCTATCTCCTTCTCTCTgccccatctctttctctccctctttctctccctttctctctctcctttcctctctgtctctctcactctttttctctctctttctatctccctgtctctttctctccctctctcattctttctgtcttcttccctccctctgctcccctcttcccctctctctttttctctcttcatttccccgtttctctttctctccctctcttcctctttctttctttctccctctctctttcccacgCTTCCTGCGGACGACCCTGCTCGCTCGTCTCCCCGTCCTGCCATGTACCTGCTCGGCCACCTCCCGTACGGATTGGACACTTGTCCCGTAAAGGTGACTGTTGTACTGTCCGGCCTCGATGAATTTGTGGCTTTGAATgtccttctccatcttctcccGTGAAGCCACAAAGTGGTAATCTCGGCCATCCACTTCGTACTCCCGTTTCGGCCGCGTGGTATCTGCCGGGGCGGATTTTGCGTCATTCCCTTCCAGCACAGGTTGGAGGAACCCTCTTGACAGGAGTACGCCCtgcgcaaccccccctcccactaAATCCATTTCCCCAGACCCAGCGGCCCAAATGCCTCCCATCCCTCACGAGTGGAGTAGGGGGGACCCCTCTGTGGCAGACTCACGTGGGACGCAAGATCCAAATTTGTCTGGAAATTCAGAGAGGAGGTCATCGTTGACTCGGTCCTTGGTGGGCCCCAAGATAATGATCGGACGGGCATAATGAACTAAAACGAAAGGTAGAGACGttaagaagaggggaaggggctGCGTGATTGGAAAGGGCGGGATACAAAAATCCAAACAGGGACCTCAAACCACTGAGACAGAGGGTGTGCAGAGGTAgatagcatagcagttagacttatataccgataTGGTAGGAATGTCGTGCAAATGTACAAATGTTGCATAAATGTTGTGCAAATGTACAAATACTGTAGGAATGTCAGGCAAATGTACGAATATTGTATGAATGTCGTGAACATGTACGAATTTTCATAAATGTGCAAATGTACGAATGTTGCATAAAAGCCATGGAAATGTATGAATGTTACATAAATATCCCCATGGTAACGtcgtgaaaatttgggtgcttggcaactgactcatatttatgacagttgcggcatcactttttgcgaccttcccaaCAAGCAAATCtagtggggaagccaggttcattgaacaaccatgtgattcacttaacgactgtgccCAGCAAAAGTTGGacaattgggcaaaactcacttaacgagtATCTGGGTTATCCACATACattttaggctcagttgtggttgcaagttgaggactacctatatttaaaaGTGGGCACAGAATAaactcaatccatccatccatctatttgtctttctgtctgtctatctactctATATATTGTATCTATCATCGATCATCTATATATctagtcatctatctatctatctatctctatctaatcatctatctatctatctatctatctatctatctatctatctatctatctctatctaatcatctatctatctatctatatctatctatctatctatctatctatctatctatctatctatctatctatctatatatctagtcatctatctatctatctatctatctatctatctatcaatctatctaatatctatatctatatctatatcttctatctatctatctatctatctatctatctatctatctatctatctatctatctctatctaatcatctatctatctatctatctatctatctatctatctgtctgtctatctctatctaatcatctatctatatctatctatctatctatctatatatctagtcatctatctatctatctatcaatctatctatctatctcaatatctatatctatatctatatctatatctatatctatatctatatctatatctatatctatatctatatctatatctatatctatatctatatctatatctatatctatatctatatcttctatctatctatctatctatctatctatctatctatctatctatctctatctaatcatctatctatctatctatctatctctatctaatcatctatctatctatctatctatctgtctatctctatctaatcatctatctatatctatctatctatctatatatctagtcatctatctatctatctatctatctatctatctatctatctatctatctatctatctcatatctatatctatatcttctatctatctatctatctctatctaatcatctatctatctatctatctatctatctatctatctctatctaatcatctatctatctatctatctatctctatctaatcatctatctatctatctatctatctatctatctatctatctatctatctatctatatatctgtctatctctatctaatcatctatctatatctatctatctatctatatatctagtcatctatctatctatctatctatctatctatctatctcatatctatatctatatctatatcttctatctatctatctatctctatctaatcatctatctatctatctatctatctatctatctctatctaatcatctatctatctatctatctatctatctatctctatctaatcatctatctatctatctatctatctatctcatatctatatctatatctatatcttctatctatctctatctaatcatctatctatctatctatctatctatctatctatctatctctatctaatcatctatctatctatctatctctatctaatcatctatctatctatctatctatctatctatctatctatctatctatctatctatctatctatctatctcatatctatatctatatctatatctatatctatatctatatctatatctatatctatatctat
Proteins encoded in this window:
- the LOC116523304 gene encoding disks large homolog 4-like, whose product is MSCCNWGKSLPGDRFDCAPYIPSAGREDAVLSYETVVQMEVHYARPIIILGPTKDRVNDDLLSEFPDKFGSCVPHTTRPKREYEVDGRDYHFVASREKMEKDIQSHKFIEAGQYNSHLYGTSVQSVREVAEQGKHCILDVSANAVRRLQAAQLHPIAIFIRPRSLENVLEINKRITEEQARKAFDRATKLEQEFTECFSAIVEGESFEEVYHKIKRIVEELSGPYIWIPARERL